One Erpetoichthys calabaricus chromosome 8, fErpCal1.3, whole genome shotgun sequence DNA segment encodes these proteins:
- the LOC127528953 gene encoding heat shock factor protein 5-like — translation MQNCVQLMQYFRCRFIDTLLPRGSYSSRLADLPDVPKENAELSARTWALGVSRSCRHPVGIMNANHLRRCPSVTADGLPVPMLDVCPTKLHDVLLSVPTKNSKFPIKLWQLVNNSTTESIIWDSKGEGVIINQHLFERELLSPVTVSETLIDVFKATNFRSFIRQMNLYGFRKLDVSTRDNNLKTNVGSAQSIAERVFHRHTDNILSAGTVKRDCCTEVQINEKAKEVKLHHYHHPSFKKKHPELLVNVTRSKCKVSIVRVKKLMDPNKQQSNQKEKILLDVVNSSKDESMKKCGNRI, via the exons ATGCAGAATTGCGTCCAATTAATGCAGTATTTTCGTTGTAGGTTTATTGATACGTTGTTACCACGTGGCAGTTATTCGTCTAGACTTGCTGATTTACCTGATGTCCCAAAGGAAAACGCCGAGTTGAGCGCGCGCACCTGGGCCCTCGGCGTCTCGCGCTCCTGTCGTCACCCAGTGGGCATCATGAACGCCAACCATCTTAGAAGATGCCCATCAGTGACAGCTGACGGCCTCCCTG TGCCGATGCTAGACGTATGTCCCACCAAGCTGCATGATGTTCTTCTATCTGTTCCtacaaaaaacagtaaatttcCCATTAAACTATGGCAACTAGTGAACAATTCAACAACTGAGTCTATTATATGGGACTCTAAAGGTGAAGGTGTGATTATCAATCAGCACCTGTTTGAAAGGGAGCTTTTATCTCCAGTAACAGTATCAGAGACGTTAATAGATGTATTCAAGGCAACCAACTTCAGAAGTTTTATTCGACAGATGAACCTGTATGGGTTTAGAAAATTGGATGTAAGTACAAGAGATAATAATTTgaaaaccaatgtaggaagtgcCCAGAGTATTGCAGAAAGAGTATTTCATAGACATACTGACAACATTTTGTCAGCAGGAACAGTAAAAAGAGACTGTTGTACTGAAGTACAGATAAATGAGAAAGCTAAAGAAGTCAAATTACACCATTACCACCACCCTAGCTTCAAGAAGAAACATCCTGAGCTGCTGGTCAATGTAACAAGATCCAAATGCAAAGTCAGTATTGTCAGGGTGAAAAAACTGATGGATCCAAATAAACAACAATCCAACCAGAAAGAGAAGATTCTTTTAGATGTTGTCAACAGTAGTAAAGACGAAAGCATGAAAAAATGtggtaacagaatttaa